The Virgibacillus siamensis sequence GCAAATATGACCTACACCTGCTTTATTAAGCTAACAAAAGTGCGTACATCCGGGAACAAACAATTTCTACAACACAAACTATACATTACATATAATCATACAACAGCAGCAACAAGTATTACAACACTGGTGAGGCCGGGACATATCAAAAACGTGTAATTCAAAAGACGAACAACAAGGAAATTAGCGAAGGAAATATACGCAGACTCCTTGAAAAAGGAAAGCACTTTTTCTTCGTGCGATGTAACGCTACCGAAGCTTTCCTTGTCCTGCGGGAAGATAGGCCTAGGTGAGACCCCGCAGTGCGACGAGCGGTACTTCCACCGAGTATGCTTCGAGTTGCGAGGAGTGCTGCTTCTCTGAAATCACTTGCAACACGACGAGCACCAAGCACGAGGAGGCTCATCAGCCGCCCGCGGAAAGCGAAGTATATTTCCGGAGCGGCTATACGCTCCACTTTCTAATTTATTGTTCGGGTTTTACTTTGGATAATCCACTTTTGTCCTAGCCTCCAAAAGAAAGGAGAAATGTTTCGAATGCAGCCATTGGTGGAGGAAATTTTTCCAAAAACAATTGAAACTACCTTAACAGCTGAAATGGTAGAACATTATGCAGTCGTTTCCGGTGATGATAATCCCATTCACCTTTCAAAACGTGCAGCATCACAGGCGGGATTTCCAAACAAAGTGGCTCATGGAATGCTGACAATGGCTATCAGCACACAGTTGGTCTCCCCTCTACTCGGGAAAACGTGGATGATTCAATCAGTTGCATCCACATTTTTATCCCCTGTCTATGTAAATGATCAATTAACTATTACGGGATTTGTATCGTATTATCGCGATGGTGTGCTGCGTATCAAAATACAAGCACAGAATCAAAATAGGAAAATGGTTATGAGAGGAAAAGTGACTTTGGAAGCATAGGGACGGTTCTCTTGCTTCCAATAAAGCACAGGAACCATCCCCACGCTTTGGAAGCACAAGACCGTCCCATTACTTCCCAATCACTCACCAAACCCCACAACCATTTCATGGGCTTTGGCAATTTCTTCTTCGGGCATGATCATATAATATATCCCGTCAATCTTCGTACCATTGCCGGCCATTTGATACGTACTTATATTTTTTCGGGCACTGCGGTAATTCATGGCCAAACTGCGCATATCTTCAAAATTCATATTGGTTGCCATGTTATCGCCAAGGACACTCATTATATCATCAATCTGATTGACGATATTCACCCCTGCGCCTTTATCAATAATGCCTTCAATAATCTGGCGCTGCCGCTGATTCCGTCCCAAGTCGCCTTTTGGATCCTGTTTGCGCATTCTGGAATATGCCAGTGCTGCCTTACCATCCAACTGAATCTGACCAGTCCCGAAAGTATAACCGCCCTGGGAGAATTCCTGGTCATTATTAACGGTAATACCGCCAACAGCATCGACCAGTTGCGCCAGACCTTCCATATTCATGCGGACATAATAGTCCAGATCGATATCCAAAAAGTTCTCAACCGTATCGACAGACATTTCACTGTTTCCAAATGCATACGCATGGTTGATTTTATCCTCAAATCCTTTCCCGATGATCTCCGTACGTGTATCGCGCGGAATACTTAAAAGCTGCATTTGATTTTGATCGGGATCCAGCGTCATGACAATCATCGTGTCAGAACGGCCTTTGTCATTTTTCCGTTCATCCACACCCAATAACAGTATATTTATCGGTTCCTTGTCCTCCACTTTCTTCTTGGAAACACCCACATCTATTCCTTCAACCGGCTTATGGAGTTCATTATCCACTGTGCTTTTAACATTTTGATAAATGGAATAAGCATATGCGCATCCGCCAATCACCAGCACGAACAGCACAATTAAGGGGATCCAAAGCCATTTTTTCTTTCCGCGTTTCGTTTGATTTTTTTCCTGTCGAGTTACCATACTGATACTTCCTTCTTAGTAAAATATTACTACTATTCTATTAAATCATGTTATGGTCTATTCGGCAATGTAAAAAATAAAAAATTTCCATTCAGCAAATAAGCAGAAAACCAAGCTCAAATCTGAACTTGGTTTTCATCCCATTATTTTATTCAACAAATTCCGTCCACGGTGTTGCCGTATCTTTAATCGCTTTTTTTACATTTTCCAGATTCTCCACCCCGGTTGTTTCGAGCCATTGATAATACGCTTCCTTGCCTTCTTTTGCGAATGGGTGAACGCCGTCTTTCCAGATGGCGCGTCCGCAAAGGCAACCGCTGAATTTGGCACCTGCTTCTTTGGCAAAATGCAGTGTTTCAATAAACTGTTCATTTGTTACGCCGCCACTTAAATAAATGAACGGCAGATGGCTTTTTTCGGAACATGTACGATAATACGTTACCGCTTCTTCCTTGCTGAACACAGGCTCATAATTATCATATTGCCCGTAACCTTCGATATTATAAATGGATACCGGCACTTCCACTTTCAATAAGTCGATACCATATTTCTCTTTGGAAAACTCCTCCATGAAGTATTCCACAATTTCCGGTTTCCGCCTGGCGAATGCAGCACTTTTTGATCCAAAACCTTCCGAACTGTAGGAAACAGGCTCCAATATGAACAATAGGTCATTTTGCCTGCATTCATCGCCAACCCGTTTTATGAATGCTTTTTTAATCGTATTATATTTTTCTTCTTCATTGTGATCGTAATAGATCAACAGCTTCAGCGCACTGACGCCTCTTTCAACTAAATCCCGGACAGCGTAATCGTCTACCAAATTCGGAAGACGTCCTTTTTCAGAAGCATCATATCCGGTTTTTTCATAAGCCATGATTAAACCGATATCATCCTTTAATTTACCGGCAGCGCTCCAGCCGTACTCGGGGTCAAGCAAAAGGGAAGAAGACTGATTCCCAAGCACTTCACTCACGCCTTCTTTAAACTGACTTAAACCCGCTTCATAGGAAATACTGTCATTATATGCGGTGATCATTTTTCCCAACGATCCCCGCTGATCCATCGCCGTTGCTAAAACAACATGCTCGTCATCCGAAATTAATTCCAAACCGCGTTTTTTTCCTGGTGTTAGTTTCATATAAATATCCTCCAATCTTCGAAAACCTGAACGTGCGAACTTCTCATCAAGTCGTGCGATCTCCCGCCGAATCGTGCGAACTTCTCATCAAGTCGTGCGATCTCCCACTGAATCGTGCGAAATCCTCGCCCAATTGTACCTACTCTCTTATGCCCTGCAGCCAACAACATCAAATTTTTTCCACACGAATCCGATCCATGCACCAGCTTATTTTTTCCGGATTGATGGAACCGGTTTTGGCTTCCATCGCATTCAGAACACCCATGGCCAGTCCATATTTAATAAATTCCACATCGACCAGCCCGCGTGAAAATCCCGAGGCAAAACCGGCTATTACCGCGTCACCTGAGCCAACCGGGTTTATGGCGTTAACTGTTGGGGTTGTCACCCGATAGGTTTCCTGATTGCGTTTCACAATCGCGCCTGATGCCCCTGTTGTCACAACAACCCAGGGAACGCTTGCAAATCGCTGCGATGACAGCGCATCAATGATTTGCGCTTCATCGTCTATTTTTTCACCAAGCAAATCAGCAAGTTCATCCTGATTTGGTTTCATTAAGAAGGGCTTGTTCTCACCCGCAATGGTATGCTTAAGCAGCTCACCCTTTGTATCAAGCAATACAGGTGTATTATGCCGGTTGGCAATTTCCACAAGCCGCAAATAATAATCTTTCTCCAGACCTTTAGGCAAACTTCCGGAAATGGTTACGATATCCACCTTTTTTACGTACTCCGAAAATTGATTTATAAATTTCAACGCTTCATCTTCGCTAATTACCGGACCAGCCTCCAAAATTTCGGTCTGTTGTCCTTCATGAAGCACTGCGATACAATTTCGTGTATCGCCATTTATGTTGACGAAAAAATCTTCTATACCAAGCCCGGAAATTTCCGTTCGGATAAACGCACCTAAGCTTCCACCCAGAAATCCCGAGGCCGCTACTTCTTCATCAAGCTGCTGCAATACCCGTGCAACGTTTAAACCCTTTCCGCCGGCAGTTTTCGAAACGTCAGCGACACGATTAACTGCATCAAGAGAAAATGTATCAAGTGTATAACTGATATCAACGGAGGGGTTTAAGGTTACGCTTAAAATCATATGATCACCCGCCACTTTCAATTATTACGGTATTTTATCTCCCCTGCGACGGCAACCGCCTGTATTGAGATATCCTCATCCATCACAACGTAATCAGCAAGTTTGCCGTCCGCAATACTGCCAAGCACATCTTCCCGGCCTAGACTTGCTGCCGGTGATAAGGAAGCACGGTGCCAGACTTCATATAACGGCTTGCCGCTCCATACATACAGGTTTTTGACACCATCAACCAATTTCAATGTGCTGCCTGCCAAGGAACCAGTTTCCGTTCGGGCAATACCATCCTTCATCACAACCGGAAATTCACCAAGCTGATAGTCACCATCAGGCATTAATCCGGCACGCATACAGTCCGTTATCAATGACAGCTTGTCCTCTTTTGTTCGTGCTGCAAGTGCTGCTACTTCCGGATGTACATGATGGCCATCACAAATCAGCTCAGCAAATGCACGCCCATCTATCAGTGCCGCCCCTGCAACACCTGGTTCGCGATGGTGCAGACCTGACATGCCATTAAACAAATGGACGAAATTCCGCGCTCCGGCATCGACTGCACGCCGACACGTATCAAAATCCGCATCTGTATGTGCCAGACTCGGCAATACTCCATCATCACCAACGGCACAGATGAATTCCAATGCGCCATCACGTTCCGGTGCAAGTGCAATTTTTACAATGGAACCTTCCGCAAGCTGCTGCCATTCCCGGAATTCCTCATAGTTCGGATCCCGAAAATAACCCGGATTCTGTGCACCTTTATGTTTTTCCGTAAAATAAGGACCTTCCAGAAAAATTCCTTCCGACTGCGCCCCGGCCAATCCTCGCTGAACGGCATTTCTCACTGCCGAGATTGCCGCATTCAAATCTTCTTTTGACGACGTTAAGGTAGTCGGTAAAAATCGTGTAACTCCAAGTGGCAAAATAGCCTTGGAAATCCCCTGAACCGCATCAACAGTGCCATCCATTATGTCATGGCCGTTGATGCCGTGAATATGCGTATCAAAAAGGCCGGGTGCAATTGTATAACCACTCCAGTCAACAACAGTCGCATCTTCCGGCACTGCATCAACAAACACACCGAACCGATTATCATTCACCTGTAAATATCCGTTTGTTTTTTCTTCATTTTCCAGTAAAAAACGATCTGCTTTTATGAAATGTGTCATGTTATACCTTCTTTTGATTTAGATTCCGTCCTCTTCTGATGCCGCTTGTTTTTGTTTCATTTCAAACTGCTTGATATTGTCTTTACCCTCTTTTAATACCGTCTCGACAAATGCATCAACAGCTGATTCACGCTGAAACATACCGCTTAACAGCATTGGTGAGTTCGTACCGCCTATTACCCTTACGTTCCTTTTGGCAGCTGCAATGCTTGAACATACATTAAATGGCGTTCCTCCTGCTAAATCTGCAAAGCAAACAACCCCGGAACCCGTATCGACATTTTCGATTGCTTGATTTATTTGTTTCTCAAGCTTGTCTTTATCCTCTTCAAACGGAACAACTTCAATCTGCCTCACTTTCCCGGTTATTAATTCAACAGATTCCAGCATCCCTTCAGGAAATGATCCATGACCGGTCAACACCATTCCTATCATCTTTCCCACCCTTTCTTATCGAACCGAACCTTGAAGGAAAGGCATTCCGGTATCCGGAAAACCTCCCCCTTCAAAATTATAATACGTTAAAATACGAACCTATTAATCCAACAACGACCGTTACACCAATCAACGCTAATGGAGATCGTCCCTTTTTTAGTAACCAATACATTAACAGTGTATATGCCAACGGAAGCATTGCCGGCATAATTTGGTCCAGTACGTCCTTCTGAATGTTTAATTTCGATTCACCTTGATCCCACACATAGTCAATTTCAAATGCTACATACGTTGCGATAAGCCCACCTACAACGGTTAACCCGACAATCGATGCGGCACGGGACACGTGTTTCGTTCCTTCTTTCAATTTCGCGATTGCCTTGACACCTGTGTTATATCCATATCGCATCAGTCCAAAGCGAACACCAAAGTGAATAATGTTAAACATAATCAGGAATACAATTGGACCAAGGAAATTTCCATCAACTGCAAGCGATGCACCAATACCGGCAGTAATCGGAAGCAATGTAAGGTAAAACAATGCATCGCCAATTCCACCAAGCGGTCCCATCGTTGCAATCTTAATACCACGAATTGCTTCCCTGTCCTCTTTCTTACCTTCCATCGCGAGAATAACACCCATGATGAATGTGACCAGGAATGGATGTGTATTGAAAAATTCCATATGATCTTTCATAGACTTACTTAAATCTTTTTTATCTTTATGAATGTGACGAAACCCCGGCAAAATTGAATAAAGCCACCCACAAGCTTGCATTCTCTCGTAGTTAAACGATGCCTGCAGCAGCAATGATCGCCATACTAAATGACGCAACTGTTTCGGCTGCAGATTCTCCGCTGGTGTCTGATCTTCATACAGATTAGATGCCATCCGTCAGTTCCTCCTCTCGAGGTGCTTGATTATCCGGACCCTGCTTGTTTTTATTCTGATAAAAGTCATATAACGCGATCGCTAAACCGATAAGCGCAACTGCCAGAATCGGCATTTCCAAATAGGCTGCCAAAACAAATCCGACAATAAAAAACATAACATATTCGACCTTCATCATAATTTTCAAGAGCATCGCAAAACCAATAGCCGGCATGATTCCTCCAGCAATCGACAACCCGTCAATAATCCATTGCGGAACCGTTTCCACAAAAGCAGCAGCTTCTTCAGCTCCAAAATATATCGGCAGGAATGCAATGAGCGCGTTAAATACAAATAAAATCATGACCCCTAAATAGTTTATCCTGTCAATCCCCCGATAATTGGCATCCAGTGCAAACTGATCGGCTTTATGCATCATCGGAGCAAATGCAGTAAAGAACAACGTAATCAGCCCCTGTACTGCCACAGCAAATGGAATTGCGATACCAACGGCTGCCTGTGGGTCCTCACCGGCTATAATACCGAACGCTGTACCAATCACACCACCGATTACAACGTTAGGCGGCTGTGCACCGGCGAGCGGGACCATCCCCATCCAGATAAGTTCCAATGTTCCCCCTACAATTAATCCGGTGGTAACATCCCCCAGGATAAGACCGACTACCAGCCCTGTAACGACCGGCCGGTGAATGTGCGTTAACCCGACATAAAGATCAATACCGATAATTCCGGCCCACAAAGCTATTAACAAAGCCTCCATTAACATGAACGTAACCCTCCCTTTGGATTCGTTGCTAGTTATCTATTTCAAAGTAAATCCAATATATTCTGTCCCCGCTCATCAGGGACCCGGCGCAAGTCCAACTCAACGCCCAGCTCCCCAAGACGCTTAAATGCCTTAATGTCTTGGTCATCTACGGACACAGTAGATGAAATCTGTTTTTTCCCCTCTTCATAATGCATGTTACCTATATTGAGATGGTCGATTGGAACACCACCTTCTTTCAGTGTCAATGCGTCATGCACATCTCGTACGACTAAAAAGATTTTTTGACGGGGTGCCGCCTTGTGAATGATGTCAATTGTCTTTTGCAATGTGAAAAAGCGTGTTTGAATCACATCAGGCAATACCATATCCATTAGATTTTGCTGTACCTCATCCTCTGCTACCTTGTCATTTGCAACAACTACCAGATTTGCACCGAGGTGATTCACCCAGGTAACCCCTACTTGTCCATGAATCAGCCGGTTATCAATTCGTGTCAGTAATAAATTTGGTCCAGACATATTTGTCATCCCCTCCGCTATTTTTTAAAAATAATGCTGAATACTTATTCAGCATAATCGTATAATGTTACACCCTGCACAACGCGATTCACACGGCCATCCGGGCTTGGATTGTCCGGTGTTATGCCAAGCTGCAGTGATTTATTTAGAGCAAGCGTCTGTGCAAATATCACATATAGTAAAGCAAGGTGGAAATCCCCGGATAACATTTCTTTTCCGGCCGCAACCGGAATCATCCAATCGGCCAGGGCTTCAACTTCGGAATCTGCTTTCTCCGTAAGTGCAATCACCTTCACGTCCGAATCATCACCGGCAATTTCCCGCAAAATATCCATATCGTATTTTCGTGTATACGGATTCTGTGACATAAACACGACAACCACCGATTGATTGTTTAAAATAGACTTCGGACCATGGCGGAAACCAAGAGATGATTCATGCACAGCAACCACTTTCCCCGCGCTTAATTCGAGCATCTTCAATGCCGCTTCATGAGATAATTGCCCCAGCATTCCCGAGCCCAAATAAACGATACGTTCAAAGTCAAAGTTAAGAATCTCATTAATATTGTCTGGCAGGAATTCTACCAGTTTTTCTGCATCAGAGATTACGTGATTATCAAAATTTTTCGGGGTAAACAGCGTGTAAGCAGTGATTAGCATACAGGTGAAGCTGCTCGTCATCGCAAACCCTTTATCATGCGCCTTATCCGGCGTCAGGATTGTTACTGCATTTTCATCCTGCTTCGCATTCTCGGCCAGCTGCCCATCCTTATTGCACGTGATGACCACTTGATAGAAATCATGAATAATCTGTTCACCAAGTGCCACGGTGGCTACGCTTTCCGGGCTGTTTCCGGATCGGGCAAACGACACCATAATTGTAGGGACATCTCTCTGCAGATATTCTTCAGGATTTGAAACAATATCTGTTGTCGGAACTGCATCGAATTGAATATTTCCGTTATTCTCCCTGCGCAACACCGGCACAAGCGTATCACCGATAAATGCAGATGTTCCCGCTCCCGTTAAAATCACCCTTACATGATTATGTTTTGAGTAAATTGAATCTAAAAAGTTATTCAATGCTTCCATTTGTTCAGCAAGTGATTCTGTAAGTTCCTTCCAAACCTCAGGCTGCTGGAAAATTTCTGTTGCAGTATGAATTGCCTGTTTAGAACGCAATTCTTCTTCAGTAAACCCTAACATGTTAATTCCTCCATCTAGCTATTATATTTTGTGGTTATGTTGTCATTACCAGTTTTCCTGTAAAAATAACTCTATTAAGTGTCATTATATACCGGAAAGCGAATCATACCACCACTTCTACTTAATAGAGTTTCAAGTTAGCTCCACGGTGTAATCGAACTTGTCACCACGGGCTACGCTAATAGTATATTCAATCAATTTTTCATTATGATAAGCAAAACGCTTAATCAGCATGGCAGGCTGATCTGCAGTCATGCCAAACTGCTCCGCTTCTTCCTTGCGTATACTGGTTGCGGAAAAACGCTCAATTGCTTTTGACACGCCTACCTGATAATCCTCGGTAAACACATCATACATCGGACGTTCCACCAGATCCTTTTCGGTCAAATGCGGAAACGTCTTCTTAGGAAGATAGGACGTTTCGTACATTAGGGGCTCGTCGTCAGCAAGCCGGAGCCTCACCACTTGAAAAGCCTCATCCAACGTGGCCATACCCATCTTACTTGCCAGCCTTTCATCCAACGCAATTTCACGGAATGAAAGAACTTGAGTTGCAGGTTTCTTACCAATTGCTTTCATCTCTTCCGTAAAACTGTACAGCTTGACCAAGTTCTGATTATAACTTTTCGGCGAAACGAACGTCCCCTTGCCATGAAGCTTATAAATATAACCCTCGCGCTCCAGTTCCTGCAGCGTTTGCCTTACTGTTATGCGACTGAGATCATAGACCTCACACAACTCACGCTCGGAAGGCAGCTTTTCCTCTACCTGATATTCTCCTGCATCAATTTTCTTTATTAAATCTTCCATTAGCTGTAAATACAGTGGAACCCTGTTTTTCTTATCCAATTCGTTACATCCCACCTCCTTGCAATGTGGTAACTGGTATTTTTGGTTATTATGTGGTTATAACCAGTTGAATTAAGTATAGTGTATCGTTTGAAAATTGTAAAGGATTTCATTTTAAGAAACCAATTCCTGGGTGATCACTAGGAATATTTAATCAAATTATTTATAAAATTCATTTCTTTTAAATTTTTCTGTTGATTTGGTAGCGCTTTCTAAAGTATGATAAAAAACATGCCTCTTAGACCAAAAAATAATAGGAAAGGAATGGTGTGATGAATAAAGTAGAATCTATCAAGGCATACCCATTTTTGCTGAACGGGGAGTGGAAAAGCAGCACTTCGGAAAGGACGATTGAGATGCAATCTCCATCCGGCGCTGGAATTCCAGGAAAAGTGCAGGCGATGACAGAAAGTGAAGTGAATACTGCTCTGACAGGTGCGAAGGATGCCCAAAAGGAATGGGGCCGGAAATCCTTCGATGAACGTGCCCGTTTGCTTTATTCCTGGGCGGATCAGTTGCTTCTGATGAAAGATGAGATTGCGGAGACAATCATGAAGGAAGTGGGAAAAGGGCTTGCTTCAGCGGAAAAAGAAGTCATTCGAACAGCTGATTTTATCAAATATACAGCCGAAGAAGGCAAAAGACTGCACGGTGAATTAATTAACGGCGGCAGCTTCAACTCCGGGAGTGCCAATAAGTTTGCACTCGTGAATCGGAATCCTGTCGGCGTTGTACTCGCGATTTCACCCTTTAATTATCCAGTCAATTTGGCAGCAGCGAAAATAGCACCTGCGCTGATCGCCGGAAATGCCGTTGTTTTCAAGCCTGCAACACAAGGGGCAATCAGTGGAACACGCATGATTGAAGCACTTGACAAGGCAGGACTTCCTTCAGGGCTTGTCAACCTTGTGACAGGCAAAGGATCAGAAATCGGCGACTACTTAATTACACACCCGCTTGTTGACCTCATTAATTTCACAGGTGGTTCTGACACCGGCAAATCAATTTCTGAAAAAGCTTCAATGGTTCCAGTAATTCTTGAACTCGGCGGCAAAGATCCGGCAATTGTTCTTGAAGATGCTGATCTTGACAAAGCGGCATCCGATATCGTCAGCGGCGGTTTCTCCTATTCCGGGCAACGCTGCACGGCGATTAAACGTGTCCTTGTCATCGATAACAAGGCGGATAAGCTAGTCGAGAATATAAAGGAAAAGATGGAAAGTTTGAAAGTTGGCGCTCCCGAAGACAATGCCGATGTCACTCCGCTGATCAACCGTAAAGCGACCGACTTTGTCACGGGATTAATAGAAGATGCAATTGAAAAAGGAGCCAGGGTTGTCAGTGGAAACCACCGCGAAGGAAACCTAATCTATCCAACGTTGCTTGATTGCGTGACAAAAAATATGGCGATTGCATGGGAAGAACCATTCGGACCGGTCATTCCGGTAATTCGCGTGGAAAGTGTCGATGAAGCAATCGACATTGCAAACGAATCGCAATACGGGCTTCAAGCGAGCATTTTTACAAAAAATATGGAACAGGCGATCCGGATCGGCAATGAATTGGAAGTCGGTTCCGTTCAAATTAACGGTAAAACCGAGCGCGGCCCTGATCATTTTCCATTCCTCGGCGTCAAAAGTTCAGGGGTCGGAGTGCAAGGCATTCGTAAGAGCATTGAATCGATGACCCGTGAAAAAGTAACTGTATTGAACATGAGCCAGGGGTAATTGGGAATCGGGCAAGACCATTGATGTTATCTCAAAATGGATAGCGCTTTTTATTTAAATTGATTGGGACTAATTTGTCCCTGCCAAGTCAAAATGCATCCCGGAAAAGGCTTAAAAAGGTCGTCCTGCCCAGTAGATATTGATATAAAGCAGAAGGAAACATGGGAACTGTCCCCATGTTTCCTCTTTGCTTCTCAGTCACTGTTATCGTTTTGCCCAACCATAATTTTGGCGTCCGCCCAATCGGCATGATCACTTCCGTTGCCGTTTCCGCTGTCGGTTACGACCAGCTTAAGAACATTTACGCCTTCAATATTAACGTCAACAGTTTTCGTTTCAGATGTTTCCGTCATCAATCCGCTATCAAAGAGTTTTTTACCATCACCCCAGACTTGGAAAATAACACTTGAAGGACTGCCATTCCGCATTTCATCATCAACGCCAATATCAGCGGTAAATCTGGAACTATGTCCACCTAGATAATAAGTTACTTCAGATTGTGCGTGCACACCCAATCCTTTTTCATATGTCTTGCCATTAAGGGTTATTGTACTACCATCACCTTCTGAATTTCTGCCGTTGCTGGTATCTAATTCAACCGGACCCCAACCGTTTTGAGGTTCATCCAAAAACGGCAGTTCACTGATGAATGTATCTTGTGTTGGTGGTGGAGGCGCAACTTGAAGCGACAATGGCGAACGGACACGAGAGCCTTTTCCTTTTCCGGGGGTACGGAATAACGCCTCTGAAAAGAAATCAACAGTACCCCTTTCAGCATCTTCAGGAACAACAACTTCCCAAGTCACCTGAACCTTTTCTCCCGGATCCAGGTGGGGAAACGATTTCTTGGAAACAGAATTCACTTCCCACCCCCTTCGCGTATATAATTCAACTTGAACATCACGGGCCCTTTTTCCCTCAACGTTTTTTAAAGTTGCGTTTATTTCAGCTTTGCTGCCTGGCTCAAACATTTCTTGGGAAGTATCAAGGGACAAAAGTATCCCCGATGACGAATCAGCTTTAAACACTTGAAATTCTTTTAACGAATAACCATAACCTGACGCCCTGTGGGTACCAAGCATCCTTACATACCGTGCTTTGACCGGATCAAAATGAATGTTGTCAATTTCACCGTCTCCAGTTGTCGTTGAATAAACGGTTGTCCAGTTTTCAGCATCATCAGACACCTGTAGCTTGTAACCACTGCCGTATGCTGCCTCCCAATTTAGTTGAACGCTGTCAATCATTTCGCTTCGCCCAAGATCAACATAAATCCACTCATTGTCGTTATATGCAGAAGCCCATCGCGAATGAGCATTTTCATCAACAGCATTTTCAGGAGTCAGCTGACTTGTTTCAGAAGAAGAGGCGACAACGTCTTTAAACGCAGCGACATTAACGTCCTTATACGAGGCATCGGCGAGTTTTTTAATTTCATTACGATTCAACGAGCGGTTGTAAACCCGGAAATCATCAAGCCTTCCTTTGAACGATTTTGTTTTGCTGCCAATCGTACTTAAAGGCAATACAAGCGTTCTGTTTGTTGTATCCCTTAACTCCCCATTGACATAGAGCGATGTTCCTTCCGGCGTCCCGGTTAATGCGAGATGCACCCATTGTCCGACAGGTAACGAATAATCAAATGAAAAATCATAACCTTCACGGGAGAACCCAATTCTGTGTGTTTCTTTCTGGCTGAGCTTTAGAGCCCCGTCCGCGGATTCGAGAATAACCTCTTCAGATTGTTTATCATCAAGTTTTACCCACATCGAGGTCGACCATGGGAACCCTTTGCTTAATAACTCTGTGCTTATACGATCGCTGGAACCATCAAATACAGCTGCTCTTCCATATCGGCCATCTTTTGACCTTTCGATTCCATTCGCTTCCCCGACATACCCGTTTCCGGAACTGTCTTTCACACGATCGCTTTTTCCTCTGTCAAAGGTGTAGTGAATAATTGAATCACCTTTTGACGGTATTTTTCGAAGTAAGTTTGTTCCCGGTGCTGCACCGATTTCTTTCGATAATTTTTCGAATTCCTCAAAGGATTGCTCCGTTTCTCCGCTCCACATTTTTTGCGCGAGCGTTGGCAGTGCATCTCTTACAC is a genomic window containing:
- a CDS encoding NADP-dependent glyceraldehyde-3-phosphate dehydrogenase, yielding MNKVESIKAYPFLLNGEWKSSTSERTIEMQSPSGAGIPGKVQAMTESEVNTALTGAKDAQKEWGRKSFDERARLLYSWADQLLLMKDEIAETIMKEVGKGLASAEKEVIRTADFIKYTAEEGKRLHGELINGGSFNSGSANKFALVNRNPVGVVLAISPFNYPVNLAAAKIAPALIAGNAVVFKPATQGAISGTRMIEALDKAGLPSGLVNLVTGKGSEIGDYLITHPLVDLINFTGGSDTGKSISEKASMVPVILELGGKDPAIVLEDADLDKAASDIVSGGFSYSGQRCTAIKRVLVIDNKADKLVENIKEKMESLKVGAPEDNADVTPLINRKATDFVTGLIEDAIEKGARVVSGNHREGNLIYPTLLDCVTKNMAIAWEEPFGPVIPVIRVESVDEAIDIANESQYGLQASIFTKNMEQAIRIGNELEVGSVQINGKTERGPDHFPFLGVKSSGVGVQGIRKSIESMTREKVTVLNMSQG
- a CDS encoding GntR family transcriptional regulator, which produces MDKKNRVPLYLQLMEDLIKKIDAGEYQVEEKLPSERELCEVYDLSRITVRQTLQELEREGYIYKLHGKGTFVSPKSYNQNLVKLYSFTEEMKAIGKKPATQVLSFREIALDERLASKMGMATLDEAFQVVRLRLADDEPLMYETSYLPKKTFPHLTEKDLVERPMYDVFTEDYQVGVSKAIERFSATSIRKEEAEQFGMTADQPAMLIKRFAYHNEKLIEYTISVARGDKFDYTVELT
- the agaV gene encoding PTS N-acetylgalactosamine transporter subunit IIB; amino-acid sequence: MSGPNLLLTRIDNRLIHGQVGVTWVNHLGANLVVVANDKVAEDEVQQNLMDMVLPDVIQTRFFTLQKTIDIIHKAAPRQKIFLVVRDVHDALTLKEGGVPIDHLNIGNMHYEEGKKQISSTVSVDDQDIKAFKRLGELGVELDLRRVPDERGQNILDLL
- a CDS encoding SIS domain-containing protein; the encoded protein is MLGFTEEELRSKQAIHTATEIFQQPEVWKELTESLAEQMEALNNFLDSIYSKHNHVRVILTGAGTSAFIGDTLVPVLRRENNGNIQFDAVPTTDIVSNPEEYLQRDVPTIMVSFARSGNSPESVATVALGEQIIHDFYQVVITCNKDGQLAENAKQDENAVTILTPDKAHDKGFAMTSSFTCMLITAYTLFTPKNFDNHVISDAEKLVEFLPDNINEILNFDFERIVYLGSGMLGQLSHEAALKMLELSAGKVVAVHESSLGFRHGPKSILNNQSVVVVFMSQNPYTRKYDMDILREIAGDDSDVKVIALTEKADSEVEALADWMIPVAAGKEMLSGDFHLALLYVIFAQTLALNKSLQLGITPDNPSPDGRVNRVVQGVTLYDYAE
- the agaW gene encoding PTS N-acetylgalactosamine transporter subunit IIC, yielding MLMEALLIALWAGIIGIDLYVGLTHIHRPVVTGLVVGLILGDVTTGLIVGGTLELIWMGMVPLAGAQPPNVVIGGVIGTAFGIIAGEDPQAAVGIAIPFAVAVQGLITLFFTAFAPMMHKADQFALDANYRGIDRINYLGVMILFVFNALIAFLPIYFGAEEAAAFVETVPQWIIDGLSIAGGIMPAIGFAMLLKIMMKVEYVMFFIVGFVLAAYLEMPILAVALIGLAIALYDFYQNKNKQGPDNQAPREEELTDGI